From Coffea arabica cultivar ET-39 chromosome 10e, Coffea Arabica ET-39 HiFi, whole genome shotgun sequence, one genomic window encodes:
- the LOC113712319 gene encoding V-type proton ATPase subunit a3 isoform X1 — MSSPTMDLLRSEPMQLAQLIIPMESAHRTISYLGDLGLFQFKDLNTEKSPFQRTYAAQIKRCGEMARKLRFLKDQMTKAGFSPSSRCSFDTRVTLDELEVKLGELEEELIEVNANSDKLQRSHNELLEYKLVLQKAGEFFHSAQSIAAAQNHEFEANVMGEVSIDSPLLLEQEMSVDPSKQVKLGFVSGLVAREKSMAFERILFRATRGNVFLKQVAVEDPVIDPLSGDKIEKNVFVIFYSGERARMKVTKICDAFGANRYPFTDDIAKQYQTISEVSGKLSELKTTIDVGQLQRSNLLRTISFEFEQWNLLVKKEKSIYHILNMLSFDVTKKCLVGEGWCPISATDQIKNTLQQASLDSNSLVGAIFQVLQTEESPPTHFRTNKFTSAFQEIVDAYGVAKYQEANPGVFTIVTFPFLFAVMFGDWGHGLCLFLATLYFILREKKLSHQKLGDIMEMAFGGRYVIMMMALFSIYTGLIYNEFFSVPFELFGRSAYDCRDSSCRDASTVGLIKVRGTYPFGVDPKWHGTRSELPFLNSLKMKMSILLGIAQMNLGIVLSYFNAKFFGNDINIWYQFVPQIIFLNSLFGYLSLLIIVKWCSGSQADLYHVMIYMFLSPTADLGDNQLFFGQKYLQILLLLFALVAVPWMLFPKPLLLKKQHQERHRGQAYRPLYSTEDSFELEIQSDLHGHEEFEFSEVFVHQFIHTIEFVLGAVSNTASYLRLWALSLAHSELSSVFYDKVLLLAWGFNNVIILIIGIIVFICATVGVLLLMETLSAFLHALRLHWVEFQSKFYEGDGYKFYPFSFASLSEDEE; from the exons ATCAAAAGATGTGGAGAGATGGCACGTAAGCTTCGTTTTCTCAAAGATCAAATGACAAAGGCAGGCTTTTCACCTTCATCGAGGTGTAGCTTTGACACTCGTGTTACTTTGGATGAGCTAGAG GTAAAACTTGGAGAACTTGAAGAAGAGCTTATAGAAGTGAATGCCAACAGTGACAAGCTACAACGGTCACACAATGAGCTTTTGGAGTATAAGCTTGTTCTGCAGAAG GCTGGTGAATTTTTCCATTCAGCACAAAGCATTGCTGCAGCCCAGAATCATGAATTTGAAGCAAATGTTATGGGAGAAGTATCTATTGACAGTCCTCTATTACTCGAGCAA GAAATGTCTGTGGATCCATCAAAACAAGTAAAGCTGGGTTTTGTTAGTGGCCTTGTAGCAAGGGAGAAGTCAATGGCTTTTGAACGAATTTTATTTCGTGCAACTCGTGGAAATGTCTTTCTAAAGCAAGTGGCTGTGGAAGATCCTGTTATTGATCCTCTGTCAGGAGATAAG ATTGAGAAGAATGTCTTTGTTATCTTTTACTCTGGGGAAAGGGCAAGGATGAAAGTAACAAAGATTTGTGACGCGTTTGGAGCAAATCGCTACCCATTTACAGATGATATAGCCAAACAATACCAGACAATATCTGAG GTATCTGGAAAGCTTTCAGAGTTGAAGACCACTATAGATGTTGGACAACTTCAGCGAAGCAATCTTTTACGGACTATTAGCTTCGAATTTGAGCAATGGAACCTTTTG GTGAAGAAGGAGAAGTCAATATATCACATTTTAAATATGCTGAGTTTTGATGTGACCAAAAAGTGCCTTGTGGGAGAAGGCTGGTGTCCCATCTCCGCAACAGATCAA ATAAAAAACACACTGCAGCAGGCATCTTTGGATAGCAACTCCCTAGTTGGAGCTATATTTCAGGTCCTGCAAACCGAGGAATCACCACCTACACATTTCCGCACAAACAAATTTACTTCTGCTTTCCAGGAAATTGTTGATGCATATGG GGTGGCAAAATATCAGGAAGCAAATCCTGGTGTTTTTACTATTGTAACATTTCCCTTTTTATTTGCCGTTATGTTCGGAGACTGGGGGCATGGCTTATGCTTGTTTCTCGCTACATTGTATTTTATACTCAGGGAGAAGAAATTGTCCCACCAG AAGCTTGGAGATATTATGGAGATGGCTTTTGGTGGTCGTTATGTTATTATGATGATGGCACTCTTCTCAATATACACAGGATTGATATATAATGAGTttttttctgttccttttgaaCTTTTTGGACGTTCTGCTTATGACTGCCGAGATTCTTCATGCAG GGATGCATCTACAGTGGGCTTGATTAAGGTGCGTGGCACCTATCCTTTTGGTGTTGATCCCAAATGGCATGGCACACGCAGCGAGCTACCATTCCTCAACtctttgaaaatgaaaatgtccATTTTACTTGGCATAGCACAGATGAATCTCGGAATAGTTTTAAGCTATTTCAATGCAAAGTTCTTTGGGAACGATATAAATATCTG GTACCAGTTTGTTCCCcagattatttttttaaacagcCTGTTTGGCTACCTATCACTTCTCATAATTGTGAAATGGTGCTCCGGTTCCCAAGCTGATCTCTATCATGTAATGATATACATGTTCTTGAGTCCTACTGCTGATTTAGGTGATAATCAGCTATTTTTTGGCCAGAAATATCTCCAg ATTCTTTTGCTATTGTTTGCGCTTGTTGCTGTTCCATGGATGTTATTTCCAAAGCCCCTTCTTTTGAAGAAGCAGCACCAGGAA AGACACCGAGGACAAGCCTACAGACCTCTTTATAGCACTGAGGACTCCTTTGAACTCGAGATACAAAGTGATTTACATGGTCATGAGGAGTTTGAGTTCAGTGAAGTTTTTGTCCATCAATTTATCCATACAATAGAGTTTGTTCTTGGAGCAGTCTCTAACACAGCTTCTTATCTACGTTTGTGGGCACTTAG TCTTGCACATTCAGAACTTTCCAGTGTGTTTTATGATAAAGTTCTGCTTCTTGCTTGGGG GTTCAACAACGTCATTATCCTCATCATTGGGATTATTGTGTTTATATGTGCTACTGTTGGTGTATTACTGCTGATGGAAACCCTGAGTGCATTTCTCCATGCCCTGAGGCTTCACTGGGTAGAATTTCAGAGCAAGTTTTACGAGGGAGATGGTTACAAGTTTTATCCATTCTCATTTGCATCACTCAGCGAGGATGAGGAATGA
- the LOC113712320 gene encoding probable cysteine protease RD19C: MDRLFLFSLLLSFTLLSSAVASAAGDREAASIIQDDPLIRQVVTPDGDDADPLLNADHHFSLFKTKYGKTYSTQEEHDHRFSVFKANLRRAKRHQLLDPSAVHGVTKFSDLTPSEFRRNHLGLNKHKRRLRLPADANKAPILPTTDLPADFDWRDHGAVTPVKDQGSCGSCWSFSTTGALEGAHYLATRELVSLSEQQLVDCDHECDPAEYNSCDSGCNGGLMNNAFEYILKSGGVEREQDYPYTGRDEKCKFDKSKIAAKVSNFSVVSTDEDQIAANLVKHGPLAVAINAIWMQTYIGGVSCPYICSKSQDHGVLLVGYGAAGYAPIRLKDKPYWIIKNSWGENWGENGYYKFCRADRNLCGVDSMVSSVAAVHT; this comes from the exons ATGGATcgtctctttcttttctctctccttcTCAGCTTCACTCTGCTATCCTCTGCGGTTGCGTCCGCGGCAGGCGACCGTGAAGCCGCGTCCATCATCCAAGACGATCCGTTGATCAGACAGGTCGTAACACCGGACGGCGATGATGCTGATCCTCTCCTGAACGCAGATCACCATTTCTCACTCTTCAAGACCAAGTACGGCAAGACTTATTCCACGCAGGAGGAGCACGACCACCGATTCTCGGTTTTCAAGGCTAACTTGCGCCGTGCTAAGCGCCACCAGCTCCTTGACCCTTCCGCCGTCCACGGCGTTACTAAGTTCTCTGACCTCACTCCGTCCGAGTTCCGGCGTAACCACCTCGGACTTAATAAGCACAAGCGACGGCTCAGACTCCCTGCCGATGCTAACAAGGCTCCGATCCTCCCTACCACCGATCTTCCTGCTGATTTTGACTGGCGTGACCATGGAGCCGTCACCCCCGTCAAAGATCAG GGTTCCTGCGGATCATGCTGGTCCTTCAGTACAACCGGAGCGTTGGAAGGAGCGCACTATTTGGCCACCAGAGAGCTAGTCAGCCTCAGCGAGCAGCAGCTTGTGGATTGTGACCATGAG TGCGATCCAGCAGAATATAATTCATGTGATTCTGGTTGTAATGGCGGATTAATGAACAATGCCTTCGAGTACATACTGAAATCTGGTGGAGTTGAACGTGAGCAAGATTATCCTTACACTGGCAGGGATGAGAAATGTAAATTTGATAAGAGCAAAATTGCTGCTAAAGTGTCCAACTTCAGTGTTGTCTCCACCGACGAAGATCAGATTGCTGCAAATCTGGTGAAGCATGGCCCTCTTGCAG TTGCGATCAATGCAATCTGGATGCAGACATATATTGGAGGGGTTTCATGCCCATACATTTGTTCAAAGAGCCAGGATCACGGGGTGCTTTTAGTTGGGTATGGTGCTGCGGGCTACGCCCCTATCCGGCTCAAGGACAAGCCTTACTGGATCATAAAGAACTCGTGGGGTGAAAACTGGGGAGAGAATGGCTACTACAAGTTCTGTAGGGCTGATCGCAATTTGTGCGGGGTTGATTCTATGGTCTCATCTGTGGCTGCCGTTCACACATGA
- the LOC113710930 gene encoding uncharacterized protein isoform X2: MEDDGNGSNSTVVDTAKAERSVWLMKCPLVVSKSWQAQAAASSSSSVSDSPPASKVVVSLDPLRPDDSLQFTMEMAGTGSDAGNMPKSYSLNMFKDFVPMCIFSETNQGRVAAEGKVEHKFDLKPHNENMEEYRKMCRERTNKSMVKNRQIQVIDNDRGVHMRPMPGMVGLIASNSKDKKKAAPVKGSDVKRTRRDRGELEDIMFKLFERQPNWALKQLVQETDQPAQFLKEILNELCVYNKRGTNQGTYELKPEYKKSVEDTGTTWKWILLCFRGAFHTV, from the exons ATGGAAGACGACGGTAACGGCAGCAACAGCACCGTCGTGGACACCGCCAAGGCGGAGAGATCGGTGTGGCTGATGAAGTGTCCACTAGTCGTTTCCAAGTCCTGGCAAGCTCAAGCTgccgcctcttcttcctcttccgtCTCCGATTCACCTCCGGCCTCTAAAGTCGTCGTCTCTCTCGATCCTCTTCGTCCCGACGACTCACTGCAG TTTACTATGGAGATGGCTGGAACTGGAAGTGATGCCGGAAACATGCCGAAAAGCTACTCGCTTAATATGTTCAAAGACTTTGTTCCTATGTGTATTTTCTCTGAGACAAATCAAG GAAGAGTTGCTGCAGAAGGGAAAGTCGAACATAAATTTGACCTGAAACCACacaatgaaaacatggaagaGTACAGAAAAATGTGTCGTGAGAGGACAAATAAATCGATGGTCAAAAATAGACAAATTCAA GTGATCGACAATGATCGTGGTGTGCACATGAGGCCTATGCCTGGAATGGTAGGCTTGATTGCATCCAATTCTAAG GATAAGAAGAAAGCAGCTCCAGTTAAGGGATCAGATGTCAAGAGAACTAGACGGGATCGTGGAGAACTAGAAGATATCATGTTTAAACTTTTTGAAAGACAACCTAATTGGGCCTTGAAGCAGCTTGTGCAAGAGACTGATCAACCTGCG CAATTTCTGAAGGAGATACTGAATGAGCTCTGCGTCTACAATAAAAGGGGTACAAACCAAGGAACATATGAGCTGAAGCCAGAGTATAAAAAGTCTGTTGAGGATACAG GCACAACATGGAAATGGATTTTATTGTGCTTCCGGGGTGCTTTCCATACTGTGTAA
- the LOC113710930 gene encoding uncharacterized protein isoform X1, with translation MEDDGNGSNSTVVDTAKAERSVWLMKCPLVVSKSWQAQAAASSSSSVSDSPPASKVVVSLDPLRPDDSLQFTMEMAGTGSDAGNMPKSYSLNMFKDFVPMCIFSETNQGRVAAEGKVEHKFDLKPHNENMEEYRKMCRERTNKSMVKNRQIQVIDNDRGVHMRPMPGMVGLIASNSKDKKKAAPVKGSDVKRTRRDRGELEDIMFKLFERQPNWALKQLVQETDQPAQFLKEILNELCVYNKRGTNQGTYELKPEYKKSVEDTESAQSNFCQKDAGEYRPLQKRCCVQKLNFCRNYGD, from the exons ATGGAAGACGACGGTAACGGCAGCAACAGCACCGTCGTGGACACCGCCAAGGCGGAGAGATCGGTGTGGCTGATGAAGTGTCCACTAGTCGTTTCCAAGTCCTGGCAAGCTCAAGCTgccgcctcttcttcctcttccgtCTCCGATTCACCTCCGGCCTCTAAAGTCGTCGTCTCTCTCGATCCTCTTCGTCCCGACGACTCACTGCAG TTTACTATGGAGATGGCTGGAACTGGAAGTGATGCCGGAAACATGCCGAAAAGCTACTCGCTTAATATGTTCAAAGACTTTGTTCCTATGTGTATTTTCTCTGAGACAAATCAAG GAAGAGTTGCTGCAGAAGGGAAAGTCGAACATAAATTTGACCTGAAACCACacaatgaaaacatggaagaGTACAGAAAAATGTGTCGTGAGAGGACAAATAAATCGATGGTCAAAAATAGACAAATTCAA GTGATCGACAATGATCGTGGTGTGCACATGAGGCCTATGCCTGGAATGGTAGGCTTGATTGCATCCAATTCTAAG GATAAGAAGAAAGCAGCTCCAGTTAAGGGATCAGATGTCAAGAGAACTAGACGGGATCGTGGAGAACTAGAAGATATCATGTTTAAACTTTTTGAAAGACAACCTAATTGGGCCTTGAAGCAGCTTGTGCAAGAGACTGATCAACCTGCG CAATTTCTGAAGGAGATACTGAATGAGCTCTGCGTCTACAATAAAAGGGGTACAAACCAAGGAACATATGAGCTGAAGCCAGAGTATAAAAAGTCTGTTGAGGATACAG AATCAGCTCAATCAAACTTCTGCCAGAAAGATGCAGGAGAATATAGGCCTTTGCAGAAGAGGTGCTGTGTCCAAAAACTAAATTTTTGCAGAAATTACGGAGACTGA
- the LOC113712319 gene encoding V-type proton ATPase subunit a3 isoform X3, protein MSSPTMDLLRSEPMQLAQLIIPMESAHRTISYLGDLGLFQFKDLNTEKSPFQRTYAAQIKRCGEMARKLRFLKDQMTKAGFSPSSRCSFDTRVTLDELEVKLGELEEELIEVNANSDKLQRSHNELLEYKLVLQKAGEFFHSAQSIAAAQNHEFEANVMGEVSIDSPLLLEQEMSVDPSKQVKLGFVSGLVAREKSMAFERILFRATRGNVFLKQVAVEDPVIDPLSGDKIEKNVFVIFYSGERARMKVTKICDAFGANRYPFTDDIAKQYQTISEVSGKLSELKTTIDVGQLQRSNLLRTISFEFEQWNLLVKKEKSIYHILNMLSFDVTKKCLVGEGWCPISATDQIKNTLQQASLDSNSLVGAIFQVLQTEESPPTHFRTNKFTSAFQEIVDAYGVAKYQEANPGVFTIVTFPFLFAVMFGDWGHGLCLFLATLYFILREKKLSHQKLGDIMEMAFGGRYVIMMMALFSIYTGLIYNEFFSVPFELFGRSAYDCRDSSCRDASTVGLIKVRGTYPFGVDPKWHGTRSELPFLNSLKMKMSILLGIAQMNLGIVLSYFNAKFFGNDINIWYQFVPQIIFLNSLFGYLSLLIIVKWCSGSQADLYHVMIYMFLSPTADLDSFAIVCACCCSMDVISKAPSFEEAAPGKTPRTSLQTSL, encoded by the exons ATCAAAAGATGTGGAGAGATGGCACGTAAGCTTCGTTTTCTCAAAGATCAAATGACAAAGGCAGGCTTTTCACCTTCATCGAGGTGTAGCTTTGACACTCGTGTTACTTTGGATGAGCTAGAG GTAAAACTTGGAGAACTTGAAGAAGAGCTTATAGAAGTGAATGCCAACAGTGACAAGCTACAACGGTCACACAATGAGCTTTTGGAGTATAAGCTTGTTCTGCAGAAG GCTGGTGAATTTTTCCATTCAGCACAAAGCATTGCTGCAGCCCAGAATCATGAATTTGAAGCAAATGTTATGGGAGAAGTATCTATTGACAGTCCTCTATTACTCGAGCAA GAAATGTCTGTGGATCCATCAAAACAAGTAAAGCTGGGTTTTGTTAGTGGCCTTGTAGCAAGGGAGAAGTCAATGGCTTTTGAACGAATTTTATTTCGTGCAACTCGTGGAAATGTCTTTCTAAAGCAAGTGGCTGTGGAAGATCCTGTTATTGATCCTCTGTCAGGAGATAAG ATTGAGAAGAATGTCTTTGTTATCTTTTACTCTGGGGAAAGGGCAAGGATGAAAGTAACAAAGATTTGTGACGCGTTTGGAGCAAATCGCTACCCATTTACAGATGATATAGCCAAACAATACCAGACAATATCTGAG GTATCTGGAAAGCTTTCAGAGTTGAAGACCACTATAGATGTTGGACAACTTCAGCGAAGCAATCTTTTACGGACTATTAGCTTCGAATTTGAGCAATGGAACCTTTTG GTGAAGAAGGAGAAGTCAATATATCACATTTTAAATATGCTGAGTTTTGATGTGACCAAAAAGTGCCTTGTGGGAGAAGGCTGGTGTCCCATCTCCGCAACAGATCAA ATAAAAAACACACTGCAGCAGGCATCTTTGGATAGCAACTCCCTAGTTGGAGCTATATTTCAGGTCCTGCAAACCGAGGAATCACCACCTACACATTTCCGCACAAACAAATTTACTTCTGCTTTCCAGGAAATTGTTGATGCATATGG GGTGGCAAAATATCAGGAAGCAAATCCTGGTGTTTTTACTATTGTAACATTTCCCTTTTTATTTGCCGTTATGTTCGGAGACTGGGGGCATGGCTTATGCTTGTTTCTCGCTACATTGTATTTTATACTCAGGGAGAAGAAATTGTCCCACCAG AAGCTTGGAGATATTATGGAGATGGCTTTTGGTGGTCGTTATGTTATTATGATGATGGCACTCTTCTCAATATACACAGGATTGATATATAATGAGTttttttctgttccttttgaaCTTTTTGGACGTTCTGCTTATGACTGCCGAGATTCTTCATGCAG GGATGCATCTACAGTGGGCTTGATTAAGGTGCGTGGCACCTATCCTTTTGGTGTTGATCCCAAATGGCATGGCACACGCAGCGAGCTACCATTCCTCAACtctttgaaaatgaaaatgtccATTTTACTTGGCATAGCACAGATGAATCTCGGAATAGTTTTAAGCTATTTCAATGCAAAGTTCTTTGGGAACGATATAAATATCTG GTACCAGTTTGTTCCCcagattatttttttaaacagcCTGTTTGGCTACCTATCACTTCTCATAATTGTGAAATGGTGCTCCGGTTCCCAAGCTGATCTCTATCATGTAATGATATACATGTTCTTGAGTCCTACTGCTGATTTAG ATTCTTTTGCTATTGTTTGCGCTTGTTGCTGTTCCATGGATGTTATTTCCAAAGCCCCTTCTTTTGAAGAAGCAGCACCAGGAA AGACACCGAGGACAAGCCTACAGACCTCTTTATAG
- the LOC113712319 gene encoding V-type proton ATPase subunit a3 isoform X2, which translates to MARKLRFLKDQMTKAGFSPSSRCSFDTRVTLDELEVKLGELEEELIEVNANSDKLQRSHNELLEYKLVLQKAGEFFHSAQSIAAAQNHEFEANVMGEVSIDSPLLLEQEMSVDPSKQVKLGFVSGLVAREKSMAFERILFRATRGNVFLKQVAVEDPVIDPLSGDKIEKNVFVIFYSGERARMKVTKICDAFGANRYPFTDDIAKQYQTISEVSGKLSELKTTIDVGQLQRSNLLRTISFEFEQWNLLVKKEKSIYHILNMLSFDVTKKCLVGEGWCPISATDQIKNTLQQASLDSNSLVGAIFQVLQTEESPPTHFRTNKFTSAFQEIVDAYGVAKYQEANPGVFTIVTFPFLFAVMFGDWGHGLCLFLATLYFILREKKLSHQKLGDIMEMAFGGRYVIMMMALFSIYTGLIYNEFFSVPFELFGRSAYDCRDSSCRDASTVGLIKVRGTYPFGVDPKWHGTRSELPFLNSLKMKMSILLGIAQMNLGIVLSYFNAKFFGNDINIWYQFVPQIIFLNSLFGYLSLLIIVKWCSGSQADLYHVMIYMFLSPTADLGDNQLFFGQKYLQILLLLFALVAVPWMLFPKPLLLKKQHQERHRGQAYRPLYSTEDSFELEIQSDLHGHEEFEFSEVFVHQFIHTIEFVLGAVSNTASYLRLWALSLAHSELSSVFYDKVLLLAWGFNNVIILIIGIIVFICATVGVLLLMETLSAFLHALRLHWVEFQSKFYEGDGYKFYPFSFASLSEDEE; encoded by the exons ATGGCACGTAAGCTTCGTTTTCTCAAAGATCAAATGACAAAGGCAGGCTTTTCACCTTCATCGAGGTGTAGCTTTGACACTCGTGTTACTTTGGATGAGCTAGAG GTAAAACTTGGAGAACTTGAAGAAGAGCTTATAGAAGTGAATGCCAACAGTGACAAGCTACAACGGTCACACAATGAGCTTTTGGAGTATAAGCTTGTTCTGCAGAAG GCTGGTGAATTTTTCCATTCAGCACAAAGCATTGCTGCAGCCCAGAATCATGAATTTGAAGCAAATGTTATGGGAGAAGTATCTATTGACAGTCCTCTATTACTCGAGCAA GAAATGTCTGTGGATCCATCAAAACAAGTAAAGCTGGGTTTTGTTAGTGGCCTTGTAGCAAGGGAGAAGTCAATGGCTTTTGAACGAATTTTATTTCGTGCAACTCGTGGAAATGTCTTTCTAAAGCAAGTGGCTGTGGAAGATCCTGTTATTGATCCTCTGTCAGGAGATAAG ATTGAGAAGAATGTCTTTGTTATCTTTTACTCTGGGGAAAGGGCAAGGATGAAAGTAACAAAGATTTGTGACGCGTTTGGAGCAAATCGCTACCCATTTACAGATGATATAGCCAAACAATACCAGACAATATCTGAG GTATCTGGAAAGCTTTCAGAGTTGAAGACCACTATAGATGTTGGACAACTTCAGCGAAGCAATCTTTTACGGACTATTAGCTTCGAATTTGAGCAATGGAACCTTTTG GTGAAGAAGGAGAAGTCAATATATCACATTTTAAATATGCTGAGTTTTGATGTGACCAAAAAGTGCCTTGTGGGAGAAGGCTGGTGTCCCATCTCCGCAACAGATCAA ATAAAAAACACACTGCAGCAGGCATCTTTGGATAGCAACTCCCTAGTTGGAGCTATATTTCAGGTCCTGCAAACCGAGGAATCACCACCTACACATTTCCGCACAAACAAATTTACTTCTGCTTTCCAGGAAATTGTTGATGCATATGG GGTGGCAAAATATCAGGAAGCAAATCCTGGTGTTTTTACTATTGTAACATTTCCCTTTTTATTTGCCGTTATGTTCGGAGACTGGGGGCATGGCTTATGCTTGTTTCTCGCTACATTGTATTTTATACTCAGGGAGAAGAAATTGTCCCACCAG AAGCTTGGAGATATTATGGAGATGGCTTTTGGTGGTCGTTATGTTATTATGATGATGGCACTCTTCTCAATATACACAGGATTGATATATAATGAGTttttttctgttccttttgaaCTTTTTGGACGTTCTGCTTATGACTGCCGAGATTCTTCATGCAG GGATGCATCTACAGTGGGCTTGATTAAGGTGCGTGGCACCTATCCTTTTGGTGTTGATCCCAAATGGCATGGCACACGCAGCGAGCTACCATTCCTCAACtctttgaaaatgaaaatgtccATTTTACTTGGCATAGCACAGATGAATCTCGGAATAGTTTTAAGCTATTTCAATGCAAAGTTCTTTGGGAACGATATAAATATCTG GTACCAGTTTGTTCCCcagattatttttttaaacagcCTGTTTGGCTACCTATCACTTCTCATAATTGTGAAATGGTGCTCCGGTTCCCAAGCTGATCTCTATCATGTAATGATATACATGTTCTTGAGTCCTACTGCTGATTTAGGTGATAATCAGCTATTTTTTGGCCAGAAATATCTCCAg ATTCTTTTGCTATTGTTTGCGCTTGTTGCTGTTCCATGGATGTTATTTCCAAAGCCCCTTCTTTTGAAGAAGCAGCACCAGGAA AGACACCGAGGACAAGCCTACAGACCTCTTTATAGCACTGAGGACTCCTTTGAACTCGAGATACAAAGTGATTTACATGGTCATGAGGAGTTTGAGTTCAGTGAAGTTTTTGTCCATCAATTTATCCATACAATAGAGTTTGTTCTTGGAGCAGTCTCTAACACAGCTTCTTATCTACGTTTGTGGGCACTTAG TCTTGCACATTCAGAACTTTCCAGTGTGTTTTATGATAAAGTTCTGCTTCTTGCTTGGGG GTTCAACAACGTCATTATCCTCATCATTGGGATTATTGTGTTTATATGTGCTACTGTTGGTGTATTACTGCTGATGGAAACCCTGAGTGCATTTCTCCATGCCCTGAGGCTTCACTGGGTAGAATTTCAGAGCAAGTTTTACGAGGGAGATGGTTACAAGTTTTATCCATTCTCATTTGCATCACTCAGCGAGGATGAGGAATGA
- the LOC113710930 gene encoding transcription initiation factor IIF subunit beta isoform X3, translating into MEDDGNGSNSTVVDTAKAERSVWLMKCPLVVSKSWQAQAAASSSSSVSDSPPASKVVVSLDPLRPDDSLQFTMEMAGTGSDAGNMPKSYSLNMFKDFVPMCIFSETNQGRVAAEGKVEHKFDLKPHNENMEEYRKMCRERTNKSMVKNRQIQVIDNDRGVHMRPMPGMVGLIASNSKDKKKAAPVKGSDVKRTRRDRGELEDIMFKLFERQPNWALKQLVQETDQPAQFLKEILNELCVYNKRGTNQGTYELKPEYKKSVEDTGAE; encoded by the exons ATGGAAGACGACGGTAACGGCAGCAACAGCACCGTCGTGGACACCGCCAAGGCGGAGAGATCGGTGTGGCTGATGAAGTGTCCACTAGTCGTTTCCAAGTCCTGGCAAGCTCAAGCTgccgcctcttcttcctcttccgtCTCCGATTCACCTCCGGCCTCTAAAGTCGTCGTCTCTCTCGATCCTCTTCGTCCCGACGACTCACTGCAG TTTACTATGGAGATGGCTGGAACTGGAAGTGATGCCGGAAACATGCCGAAAAGCTACTCGCTTAATATGTTCAAAGACTTTGTTCCTATGTGTATTTTCTCTGAGACAAATCAAG GAAGAGTTGCTGCAGAAGGGAAAGTCGAACATAAATTTGACCTGAAACCACacaatgaaaacatggaagaGTACAGAAAAATGTGTCGTGAGAGGACAAATAAATCGATGGTCAAAAATAGACAAATTCAA GTGATCGACAATGATCGTGGTGTGCACATGAGGCCTATGCCTGGAATGGTAGGCTTGATTGCATCCAATTCTAAG GATAAGAAGAAAGCAGCTCCAGTTAAGGGATCAGATGTCAAGAGAACTAGACGGGATCGTGGAGAACTAGAAGATATCATGTTTAAACTTTTTGAAAGACAACCTAATTGGGCCTTGAAGCAGCTTGTGCAAGAGACTGATCAACCTGCG CAATTTCTGAAGGAGATACTGAATGAGCTCTGCGTCTACAATAAAAGGGGTACAAACCAAGGAACATATGAGCTGAAGCCAGAGTATAAAAAGTCTGTTGAGGATACAGGTGCTGAGTAA